The following is a genomic window from Strix uralensis isolate ZFMK-TIS-50842 chromosome 3, bStrUra1, whole genome shotgun sequence.
TGTCAGGTGAACAGAACTCACTCCCGTTGCCCTCAGTGTGCCTCTCCCAGTTCATGTGAGGTGATGATCAGACCCAGGTAGTGTATTAGATCTCCCCCTGTCCAATAATATCAttaaaggaggaagaggagagcagaagtGCCTCAGGAGGGAGAAATTATTGAATAGCTTCTGCACTATACCTTCTGCGCATTTGATCGGTGGATGATGGTTATCACCACTGGAGACCTGGGCTCCTccatcctgctcctcctgcctggcaCGTACATCCCAGAACGTGTCAGACATGGTGCTGGGTcttcctgcagctggagcagaagcACTTGTGAGTCTGGGTGCTGGGACAGCTGGGTGCTTAGACCTGCTTGGACATCAGCGTTGGTGGGCTGCTCTGGTCAAACAATTGATGCTGGCGTGTCTGTCTGAAACCTGAGCGTGTCTTGGTTTGTTTCAGGTGCTGATCGCTCTGCAGGGCCTTGGTGAACTGTCTACAtttgggcttttttccttcaGGGCTTCGAGGAGGAGGGctctccccatgtcccctgccCCAGGGGTCTCTGTGGGCCTGGGTCACTGTtggtgctgcagggaaggggcacGATGCAGAGATGGCACTTGTCTCCTCACCTGCCCCTAGTGTGCCCCTTGCACAGTTGCTGCCTGTTAGCTTCACAAAGGcgccagggttttttttcctccagctaaACTCCTGTTGAGGCCGGTTTAGACGCAGATGGGCTGAGGTCCTCACAGCGTGTCCCCTCCTGTCCTGTGGTTCCTAGCGCTGGTGGGAGAACTGCTGGTGGCAAGTAACCCAAGCTCACCTAGCCGTGGGGAGCTAGCTGCCGTCTGGCAAGTCCTGTCAGCTGCTAAGACTTATTTCCAGAAATGTTCGAAGCCTGGGGCCACAGTGCTGGCATATGGAAGGTTCCTGCTCTGATTAgttattaataagaaaaaaaaaaaaaaagcaagagaggacATTTTCTCTAAAAGTTGGTGTTGACAAATAAACAAGGTGAAGGGCTTCAAGTCTTTCTTCTGGCTGTGAACTGATCTGTGCTCTGCAGTGGGGACACCTGTGTAGGGAAGGGTCTGTACTTGGGGGGAAGATGCTGGGACTTTTGTGAGATGTTTTTGATATTAGAGTTCACCAGGAGGTGGAGAAAAAAGAACACAACTTCAAACTGCAGAAGGGTATTTGTTGAGTCATTGTGTGAGTGTGCAGATTTAAAGAAAACCCATCCAGATGCTTTCTGCTCCAGAGTTTTAAAACTAAGGGGTTGACTCAGGTAACACCTTAACTGattctccccttttcttttgaaCTGACTAAGGATGCTGCTACTCATTTGCCACACTGCTCAGGAATGTCCAGGTGGTGGCCGGAGTGCAGGTTTTGTATCCCAAGTCTTGCTTGTATTTGAGTCTGGGATTTGAATGTCTCCCAAGTATCGAAGCTAGGTTGTGCGTGAGCCTGGGTGGTGAAGGCGATGGGACTATGGGAAGCACAACAACCTGTGGCTCAGAGGGTGGTGTGCTTGTGTTGACTTGCAGATCCATAGGAGCTGCATGCTGGCATGGGAAATGTGGTCCTTTCTGCAGGCTGCTAGCAGTATTGGGGTGTGCAAGAAAGCCTACTTGTTAATAGAGCCATACTGGTGTACCCTAATGGCCTGTCACCTCCAAAGCATGTTGTATGCTTTGGGCCCAATTCTTCACACACTCCTTTGGCTCAAACCTGTCTCTTTCAAAATCAGCCTCCTGGGGGAAGAGAGCAGAATTCATCAGCTGCCTAATACACGCAGCCTGGCTGACAGGCATTAGTGTCTCTGTGGAATGGAAGAAATTGAGGTTGAAGGACTAGTATGAGGCTGCAGAAGAGCTGAGAGTCAGGGTGGGCAGGGTTTGGGAATCTTGGAGGGGTGGGGACATGCCATAGCAACCCATTCCTGTGAGGCCCTGGTGGAGTGCTAGGTATTGTCCTTGTGCATTTCCTGAGtgttggggaagaggaggggtattggggcaggaggtggcaggcCAGAACATTAATGTCCCTCTTGTGTGATGTCCAAGGAGATCAGCAGCCCATCAGtgctgtttttctgctgctttgaTTTACATGAAAACCCGGGATCGGGAGGCCACCGAGCTTTCGTTACAGCTGCTTTTGccctctcctgctctgtgctgcttctcTATTGTGACACATAATTTACTCCCCGACTCTCCATCCTGCAGTACAGTCCCAGCTCAAAAGTGTGATTACAGCTGCGGCATTGCTGTGTCGTTGCCTTTTGTTTGCCACAATACAGCTCTCCTTGggcagagcagaaaggaaaagaaataataatgatgcATGGATGGCAGGGAAGATCTGACTTGCCTTTCCAGCCCATTTGCTGTGTATTTCATCTCGGGTGGGGACTCTCATTAACTAGTCACTCAGCAGAAGCAACCTGTACCTAAAGGTTAATTTCCGCAGCGGTTGTTGCTGGGTTATTTGATGGTGGGTAATTTCCATCCTCAAAAGATTCTTTTACTCCTGCCTAGTATTTAATGAGATTAAATTGCAACTTCTCTGAGACCTCGTGGCAGAAGTGTGTATGTGTGGCAGGTGGCCACCAAAGCTTTGTGTGGACTTAATAGAAAGGCACTCGGGGAGCAGAGAGAAAACCCTTTCATAATGAGGGGGAAAAATACTGGTGATGTTTGAAAGCTTCATAGGTGTTAATAAAAGATACTGCTTTTTCAGTTACACAGAATGATAAATACAATGGGCTTCTGCAAGAATCTGTCTGTAGGATACAAATTATTGTAACGTAACTTTGATGTACACAGGATGCTCCTTTTAAGGCCTGGAGCAAGGTGACCTTTTAAATGAGGTGACTGTGGGCTGAGTTTTCCAGTTGATATAACATTGCTGGGCCCCATTCTGCCCTTGCAGTGTATTTATAACCTTTAATTCAACcaatggtgtgggttttttcttggaGAAGCTGGCCCTAATGCAACAATGATCCAGAGAGACCAGCAAAGGCAATAGAGCTATTTCTGTTCCATGTCAGTGTGGTTGATATCGGGGTGAGCTTTGACAGTTGCTGCAGGGTGTTTGTGTTTGATGTAGGTGGGGCAGCAGATGGGCAGAGGTGGGTGCACGCAGCCTTGGCTGGGCAAGGGGTTGTGTCCGCGGCAGTGGTCTGTGCTCTGCTTTGCACGCTCGCCCAGACTTACTGCGTACAGGTGCTGAAGTGCACCAGGAGCTGGGCCTGTAGTGTTGTCTGTTCCTATGCCCTCTAATACATTTTCTCCAGACTGCTAAAGCTGATGACATCTAGCACTGAACACAATTAAATATGTTTGACGTTGAACCAAAAAGCTTCCCTGTGgctgttctgaaatatttttgcctgtgtgtttttcttgctttttatttgtacAGAGGTTTAACTGCTTGCTTTTGACCTCAGATTCTGGGCAGCTCATGAATCTCTTACTAGTTGATTTCTGTGTTCACCTGGAGGGCAAAAGTTTGCATGTATGAAATTCAACAAGCATCAGGTGGGTGAAATATCCCCTTGAGAAGATGCTTTAGAGGCAGATGAGAGCCACTGGATGCCTTTCATGCATCCCTGTAGAGACAAGGGGTGAAATGTGGAGCAcaggcaggggctcagcatcCCTGGGAGTTGCACTGGTGATGGGGTGGGGTGTCAGGCTGAGAGCAGAACCAGAACCAAGCCCTAATTGTGTTTTACAATATTGGTACAAAAGGCTTTTTGTGTTCTCATTTTCCCAGCAGCTGTTGAGCAGCCATGCTATGCAGACAGGGGAGGAAGGCCGGCCACAGTAACATCCCAGGACATCTCAGCTGTGCAGTGGCTCTTGTTTCACTGCTGTTAAAGGCCTTTTTGAGCATGTGAtagggggaggaggggatgctGGAGATCCCCAGAGGAGGACCCTGGTCTGAGCTGATTCCTGCAGCTCCAGTGTGAGCTAACCCCACTCCTCTGTTCTTCAGGCTGCCCTGACGCTATCCAGGCAGTGCTGCCCCTTAGGCCAGTGTATTTTGTAGTGGCACCACACTGACCAACTGTCTTGGCTGCGTCTGCCTCTGGGGATGGCTCTGGGATTACAGCAGGTGCCTCTGGCTGGAGTAACCCCAGGCTGGAGTGTCTTGCTGCAGCCTTTTCTGGTCATCCCTCTTCTATTCCCCAGGCTTGGGTGGGGGTCTCAGCTGCAGCGGGAAAGGGCGCCTGCTGTCACCCAGGGGCCGGGTGTCAGCATGTGGAGCCAGGGTAGGTTCCAGCTGTCCGGGGATTAGCAGCAAGGAGCCACGTGCAACGTAGGTGCTGACGCAAACCCGCCTGTGTGAGGGaatctcagcctctcctccccttGGCACGGGCCAGCAGCCTCCTGAGGAGATGACCCGGGACCTGCGCATAGTTCCCCTCTGAGATCACCTACTACGATGTTACGGAGCTTGGCCCCGGCCTCTGCACGTGGCACATTTGAAGTGGCCAGCCAGTGATTCAGGGGacacattttgctttttgaaagtgTTTGTTCCTGTCAGCAATGCGTTACAAGGGTAACATGCAAACACACTCTTGTATGAGGAGTGGCTGTGCTGAGGGCCAGTTTACAGATGGAAAGGCAGACTGTCACCCTGGATTTTTCGTACTGTTTGAAGATGTGGGAAAATGAAGATCAATAATCTGAGTTGTATCAAGCTTCAACATGAAACAGAGGGAAACACTGTTCCCTTTTGGGACTGTGGAAGCTTGATGTTGGTATCAAATGGGGGAGTTCCCACAGATCTGGGGATGGTGGTCTCTCCTCTGGTGTGCTGACCTGaacactgttgtggtttttctccttccctctcaaGCATGGTTAAGAGTCAGGTCCTTCCCTGCCTGAACTATTGCACCTTATTCTCCAAGCGCTGAAATGGGCTCTGGCAGCATTGACTGTTTCTGGGGCAGAGCAAGAATAaatttgtgtttgcaagaaaGCACTTGCCCtgtcagttaaaaaaacctgctaaagATGTCTTACAGATGTAATTGTGTATGCGCCCTTCCCAGCGCTGTTGTTGCCTTGACGCAGTGCACACCAGATACTTAACAAACGGGCAACCCTCCGTGGAGCGCTTCCCCATCAGCTTTAAAACCCACTTCTCAGGGAACTATTTTCATCACGTGGTGCTCGGGATTTACTGCAACGGCCGGTACGGCTCACTGGGCATGAGCAGACGATCAGATCTGATGGACAAACCTTTAACTTACCGAACTCTGAGTGACCTCATCTTTGAATTTGAAGACTCCTATAAAAAGTACTTGCATACGGTCAAAAAAGTAAAAATCGGATTATATGTCCCACATGAGCCGCACAGTTTTCAGCCCATTGAGTGGAAACAGCTGGTCCTCAACGTATCCAAAATGATGCGCACAGAAGTcaggaaggagctggagaagtTTGCCAGGGATATGAGGATGAAGGTAGGTCCATGTGCTTGGGCGGTGGAGTTGGAGGGGTGTGTACCTTGTCCCATCCTGCAGAGACTGGTCTTGCTCCATGTCAGCAGACTGACCCCAGCCTGAGATGAAGGTGGTATCAGGTGGGCTGGGGGTGTGCTTGCATCTGTCTCAGTGATTCTCCCACAGGGTTTGGTGTGTTTTCAAGCCCTTATAGCTATTTTTTAGTTAAAGGATCTTCCCTTCAGCCTGGGAAACACTTGAACCCTGACCATCAAAGAGCTGTTGCCCAGTTTGCTTTTCTCACTGACTGCAGAAGAAGGTGGCTGGGTGGAATCAGCATGGCTGGGGCTGGAGTTGGTGGGGTGGGTGACCTGGTGGCAGGGATCTCTGCTCTTTGCACCATGGCAAGGGGTGCCACGGGACAGCTGTGTCAGTGATTGCTTCTCCTTGCAGGGCATGCCGGTGGGCTTGCCCTGTGCTGCCTTATGTCCACCACCCTCGGCTGAATCGCAAAGTAGGTTACATGGGAATGATGAGGAGAGCAAGTCCCTGACAGGCTGGTGCTTCTCTGCTGGTTGGTTGGACTGAAAAGCCCAGAGGGAAACGATGGGGAGACAGGGCAGGCTGCCAGGGGGCTGGAGGGTTTGGCTGCCCTTGGGGATGAGGGGTGTCCCTGACCGTGCCTCCGGGGCTGGCGTGGGCAAGGAGCTGGTTGTGGTCACGGTGGAAGGGGATTTGGTGCCTTTCCAATCTGCcgctggcagtgggagcagagcaggTGTGTTGCTAAGTATGGGGCTGGCTCTTGTGGAGAGGCATGCGGCATCGCATCCAAGTTATTCTGGGTTCCCGTCCCCTGCCCTGCTGAGGAATGGCTCCTACGTAGCAGCCGTGTGCCTTTTTGGCTGAGGCCCTTGCCCCCTTGCCCTCACCTTGGAATGAGTGTCACCAGTGGCATCGTAGCCCTTATGtcctgctgccacctctcctgtcctgccAAGGAGTTTTGAGCGCCAACTTGTACCACACTGTCACCTTAAGCACATGTGCTTGATTACAGAtgtaatgaggttttttttcccctcttcttctctATTCATGCACTTTTAATACCATCTAGAGAGCAAACAGCTGAAGCAGGCTCTAGCTGAAGAAGTCCTTATGGGTGGATGACTGGCTAAACTTAGTACTTGCTTTTGATAGAGGGACCAGCTCTTGTGTGCATGCTGAGCTGTGACATTGGGTCCGGTCCTTGTAAGTGCCTCAGGGCTGGGACCACAGCTCTGAACCCTTGAAGGCTGAAGACCCTACATCTGACTCTTCCCTTGAGTTAATTCAGAATTTGAGCCACTTGATTCAGAGGGCTTCCATTGTGAGGGGGCTGACTTTGGAGGATCAGGTCTTAAAAATAGCCTGGAGTGTGAGTGTTGTGCTGATGGCCTCCTAAGCTTGGAGGgcctgggggctgcaggcaagTTGGAGACCTATGGAAAAGTCCGACTGATACAGAGAGTTCAACTGCCAGCCTGGGAGACAATAACCTCTGTGgagaggaaagctggagagggggATTTGGCTGTGTGAGTTTCCTTCAGCTAAGGctcaaagctgtttttcttatCTCTTCCTGTTGCCAGCTCTGAAGAAAGCTGTGAATGAGaccttttttttcagtatttagcTGGGAACTGAATTGGTGACGCCAACTGATTTTAGCAGGGAGTCCCAGGACAGCTATCACATGATAACAGCTTTGGGCTCctcttaacctgggcagggttTGAATAAGCCCCAAGGGATTGAAGGCTCTTTGTGTGCTGTCCCCACTGCTGTATGAggccctttatttttatttttggtgaatCATTGCCTTTATTGAatgccttttccttccctcccccatctcCCACAGATTCTGAAACCCTCAAGTGCCCACTCTCCGATGAAAGAGAGATCACGGGGTAAGTCGTTGTCCCCTCGCCGAAGGCAAGCCAGCCCTCAGAGACGGGTGTGCAGAAGAGACAAATCGTGAGTATTCCTGCTGCCATCACTGACGGGTCAGAAATGGAGGGTGATGACATACTGTTTTGCTGTACAAAACTTGTATGTGCTCACTGGCATGTGTAGGAAAACTGCATCAGGTATCTCCGTAACCAGAGAAGCTCCAGAAGCTGCGGGTACTGCTGATGTCCTGGCACTGCTGTGCTTACTGCTGCCCCATCGATGGCCCCACTGTGCACTGTCCTTGGAGGCGCTAATGGCCTTTGCTTGTTTCAGTTCTAGGGGTGTTGGATGACTGTGAAAGTGGAagtgtgggttttgctttttcttttttcagtcctTATACAGTCCACTTTCTGGAGGAATTAACCTAGCCTGGTGTGCATGGGACCTGTACAGGAGGGAAAGTAGTTTGATCAGATTTAAGGGTGTTCAGACAGGTATTAAAAATGGGAGGATGTTATCTGCTATTGGTGGTGGGGTGCCCTGCTGTCATGGTCACTGGGACAGAAACCGGGTTCTCTGTGATGAGCCTTTGTATAGAACTGTTCTGATGGGAGTGGGTTTTGCTGAGGATTGTCTGACTTACAGGGACAGTAAAAAAGTAAACCTTTTCTCTTCTTGCCAAAACAGAAATATGACTTGCATTGTATTCTTTGATTTTAATCggtttaaaaaaccccagaccacTTCCCTCGTATTGTAGCTAATAGTTTAACTGCGCGGGGAAGGATGGACTAATTGCATGCAATACCTCTAAATGGATAAAACTGAGCTTCCAGATCATGGGCCTTTTCCAGCCACTGGCAATTCACACTCCCATACCTTAGATGTGGAAGAGTTGAGTTCTAGCTGTACTGCTTCATGCCAGGAAGCTAACAACTGTGAAAGCCTATACGTAACCCAGACTAGTCACTTATTTATGGTCATCGCTTTTTAAATAGGCTCCCAGACTACTGTCTCagcacttatttatttattttaaagcagctaaCAAAGACATTAGACTAACCTTCTAAAGATAACTTCCAGATACTTTAGCAGCAGATGATTTCAcagcatgcttttatttttacatgtgaaTTCACAGTCAGTCTATGATGCTGTACTTTGGGCTTCATCACTGAGAGTTCCTTGTTTACTGCATGGATAGTTATAGTTGTAATGGGCTCGGTTGCTCCAGGCTTCTTCACCTCTTAGATTCGCTTTGAGGGATGGTTTCATCTTTGGGTTTCTGATAGTGCTTCTGCAGTTGCTGGAATGGATAATGTATGTCTTGCTTGGCTTGGAGACTCGCCAGTTGGGCTGATCTCCTGAGAGAGCTGCTGGGCACGTGGCTGGTTTGCGGTGGCTGATTCTTCCTTGGCAGCTTTGCTTTTCTAGGACAGAAAGACAAGTGAAGTACTGGTGGCCTTGCAGTGGCTTCACCACCTGCTCGGTGGTTCTGTTGTGTTGCTCTGTGTCTAGAGCAAATTATATGTTATTCTAAAATAAACCATGGGTCACCATGATACAAGATCCGGGACCCAGCTATAGCATGATGCGGGGACCAGGAGACTGAGAGCAGACTCCACACACAAGACCTTCATCTCTGCTTTGGCGAAAGGCGTTGAAACATCTCAGAGCAGGTGGAAGTTCTTGCAGCACGTGCCTTGTGGCTGCATGACAGCCCTGCAAGTCGTGCACAGCCCCCTTGCAAACCTGGCCAGTATACTTGGAAGGAGAAGGGGAGTGAAGGAGCTTTTGGCAGGTCCAGGGCTCTCGAGCAGACCCAAGAGGCTATCGCTGTTAGAAGAGTGATGCCAGGGAGAAGAACTAGGTTCCTGATGTTAAAATGATGCTTCAGTGCAGTGGCACTGATGGTTCAAAGGCTGACTCTGCCTTTTGCCCCAGTGGGAGTGATGCTGCAGAGGAGTCTGCTGCTGTAGGGAGTTCCCTTCTGGTAATAAAACCCTTCCATTTCCAAAATTGAGATCTGCTGGTTTCTGCAACATGAGGTCTCTGAGACCTGAAGGGGGAATGGCATCCCCTCATCAGGGATGAGCTGAATGACACATACTAGCATGTACAGTGGTTGATGTGGGGTGAGAAATACAAAAGGGGAAACTGGTTATTTTCTTCTGCGTGTTGATGGATCTCTGAGAACGTAGTTGCAGTGAGAGGCCTTTGTGTTACACACAGAAGAGGAAAGACTTTCAGGGTTGCTAGGCTGAAATCCTAGCTAAGAATGGCTGTGCTTATCAacactgtgttttgtttctttgtggatCTCTAACTCACATGCTGTAATTACAGCTTTTTAGAGCttgcaggggagggggagagaagtgTTTTGCTCTAGTGTGAGCTGGCAGGGGCTGAATAACACATTCGTTTGAGAGGCTTCACCTGCTGATGACAAGCTGTTATTACAGCCTGGGTTTTGTCAACAATAAAATTATATGGGCCTGCTGGGAGAAATCTCCTAGTGAAAAATATGTGAACTGGAGTGTCTTTGCTGGATTGTTTCTGAAGGACAAAGGCTGAAGTGGTGCTTAAGGACGGAATTGCATTTTACAGCCTCAACCCGTTAACTTCTCATCCTGGTTCCTTACTAGTTTCTTAGGTAAATGCCAGTGGTGCCTGCTAGCAAGCCCACAATAGTGTCTTAGCCTGGAAATACAGCTACAAGGCAGAGAGGGTACACTGCAGGGCATGGGTGGCAATGCAATAAGCAGTACGTGCCTGTCTAGCAGACGGGTGTGTAGTTAAATTGCAGCTCATTAACTGAACGATGTAACAGTCCATGTGTTCTTAGACCACAGCTGGCGTGATCCTGCTAAGGGTGGCCAGACAGGATGAATAAAGAGGATACAGGGTGGTGTGAATCTTTCTAGTAAGTCTGAAGCTTTACTGTGTCCACTTGTCCATCCTCTGAAATCCCAGAGGAGGAGGCTGCAGTAAATTGCAAGCCACTGTGCTGGGACAGGCATCGCAGTGTTTCATCCTCAACAGAAGTGCTCGGAGCAGGAGGGGTTTGGAAGAATTGATATGAGTTTGGAAGGAAGTGTCATGTGGCAGCAATCTCTGCTCTTAAGTGTCAGTTGGCCGGatctatttccttttaatttcataTTGATGTTTAACACATGCATGGTCTGTGTCATAGTAACACTGGCCTTGTGTCTGGCCTAATTTAACTGTTGAAAGGAAAATTCTCTTAGTCCATTATATTAGGATATACAAGGGGGCAGGATTATATTAGGATGTGCAAAATCAGGCAGATCTAATGAATACTGTGTACCCAGCAGCTATGCACAGCGTATTCACCTGCTCATCGTCACAGCAGTTTGGACAGGAGGTGCGATCTGATGGGCCACTACAGCAGAGCTCCCTCACTTCAGAGGGGATGTTTGATGTCAGGTCATTTGCCAGCCAAGAATAGGGGCTGAGATGCCTCTGCTCCAACAAGTCCTTGCCTTTTCCTAAAACCGTATGGAGGACATTGTTTGTAGCTACAAGCTAGAGAGTTGTCATGGAGTACTGGAAATGGGCATGTTGCCATGGGTGTGCTGTGACTCCCCATCTCTCTTGGATAATCAGGGAATGTAGAACCATCCAGGCATGCTTTAATTAAAACCATATTCTGGCTTTaattggagggagggagggcgaaaagggtgggaagggaagagggatcCCTAAAtttgagggagggaggaaggaaggacacTGGAAACTTCATACAGTGCATCTGTTGCTGGTCTCCAACTCCTGCGCAAGCTCTGAGGGATGCAGCTTGTAGCTTGTTTTCTGGCTAGTCAAATCCCATCTGCTCTGAAGAAATAAAGTGGAAAAATCCAAACCATCTTACAATGATTTCTTCAGGCATGATCCCTTCCTGCAAGTGACAGAGACCAGTGAAGACTCCTTCACTTCTGTGAAGTACTTACAAACAAACATGAGGCAGGGTGCGGGGCAGTACTGGAAAGAGGATGATGGGGTTATTAATAGAAGTGCTTGGATAAGTGGCAAACAAAGAGGTTGCATTCAATGTGTGATGAGGCAGAAGAGCATCAGGTGTCCATAGCAATGTCCCCAgctctcagaggctgtgcaaatTCTCAGCAGAGATCTGGTGTTAGCAGctctgctctttaaaaaaaaaaaaaaaaaaaaaaaaaaaaatcacttattgAATCAAagaattcagaaatgtttctgaggctgtgtgtgtgtgtgtattcctggcttgtattagaaacagtgtgaccagcagaagtagggaggtgatagtccccctgtgctctgcactggtgaggccacacctggagtattgtgtccagttttgggcacctcaatacgagagagatattgaggtgctggaacgagtgcagaggagggcaacgaaactggtgagaggcctggagaacagatcctgtgaggagtggttgaaggagctgggactgtttagtttgaggaggagaaggccaaggggagacctcatcactctctacagctacctgaaaggacattgtagaggggttggtgctggtctcttcccacaggtaattagtgacagaacaagggggaacggctttaaaatccaacaggggaggtttagactggacatcaggaaaaaatttttcacagaaagagtggtcagacagtggaataggctgcgcagggaggtggtggagtcaccatccccggatgtgtttaagggtcatttagatgagatgttgggggatatggtgtaggggagaatttgtagagtagagctgatggttggactcgatgatcccaagggccttttccaacctgaatgattctatgattctgtgtgtAAGCTATACATCTCCACCTCTTAGGGCTGCAGCGGTACATCCCTTAGATGGGTGCCTCCACCCAGAGGTGTgccgcaggcagggcagggctttcCCTTGCCTGACAGCCTGCCTGCCCCACACTGCCTCTCCCGtggctgtgctgcctgcccaGAGCCGTGTCGGCAGAAATGGGCAGGCAGTGTGTGATGACTAGGTAAGTGCCAGCCTGGTGTGGTCACATCACAGGTCACATCTGCTGCATAATGAACGAAGAGTTAAGCACAAGAGCTGGAGATGAGGTCTGAGGAGCTGTAGGAAAGCACTGGAGCCATTACCAGCTT
Proteins encoded in this region:
- the VASH2 gene encoding tubulinyl-Tyr carboxypeptidase 2 isoform X1, which gives rise to MDGQTWERMWGHVERVHPDGGAVAAAIRSAARLARPSVPPVPNYKLSMSIPEWLQAIQTYMKMLQYNHTGTQFFEIRKTRPLSGLMETAKEMTRESLPIKCLEAVILGIYLTNGQPSVERFPISFKTHFSGNYFHHVVLGIYCNGRYGSLGMSRRSDLMDKPLTYRTLSDLIFEFEDSYKKYLHTVKKVKIGLYVPHEPHSFQPIEWKQLVLNVSKMMRTEVRKELEKFARDMRMKILKPSSAHSPMKERSRGKSLSPRRRQASPQRRVCRRDKSPAVVDKKGDLATLNEVGYQLRI
- the VASH2 gene encoding tubulinyl-Tyr carboxypeptidase 2 isoform X2, which encodes MSIPEWLQAIQTYMKMLQYNHTGTQFFEIRKTRPLSGLMETAKEMTRESLPIKCLEAVILGIYLTNGQPSVERFPISFKTHFSGNYFHHVVLGIYCNGRYGSLGMSRRSDLMDKPLTYRTLSDLIFEFEDSYKKYLHTVKKVKIGLYVPHEPHSFQPIEWKQLVLNVSKMMRTEVRKELEKFARDMRMKILKPSSAHSPMKERSRGKSLSPRRRQASPQRRVCRRDKSPAVVDKKGDLATLNEVGYQLRI